The Chryseolinea soli genome contains a region encoding:
- a CDS encoding ArsR/SmtB family transcription factor → MDLRRDVFQALADPTRRGILMLLASQAMSAGAIAAEFDTARSTVSKHLQILTECELLKQEHQGREIYYHFNPRKMKEVDDFIQPFRQMWEERHNRLDNLLTKLKSKKK, encoded by the coding sequence ATGGATTTACGACGAGACGTTTTCCAGGCGCTGGCTGATCCCACCAGGCGTGGGATACTCATGCTTTTAGCAAGCCAGGCAATGTCTGCAGGCGCGATTGCAGCCGAGTTTGACACCGCTAGATCTACGGTATCGAAACATTTGCAAATTCTCACCGAATGTGAACTGTTAAAACAGGAACATCAAGGACGCGAGATCTATTATCACTTTAACCCTAGAAAAATGAAAGAAGTCGATGACTTTATTCAACCCTTCAGACAAATGTGGGAAGAACGCCATAACCGACTTGATAATTTATTAACGAAACTTAAATCAAAGAAAAAATGA
- a CDS encoding SRPBCC family protein: MNKTKIIADPGKQELFIIREFDASRDLVFRAYSEEELLVQWLGPRELVTRYEKFEPRAGGMYRYVQSLPNGMEVAFCGVCHEHTAPERIINTFEFEGLPEKGHVVLETLRFEVVTGNRTRVIGQSVFQSVEDRDGMIHSGMEHGVIDSHNRLDELINANRLK; encoded by the coding sequence ATGAACAAGACAAAAATTATTGCAGACCCGGGGAAACAGGAATTATTTATCATCCGGGAATTTGATGCATCACGGGATTTGGTCTTCAGAGCGTATTCGGAGGAGGAGCTACTGGTTCAATGGCTTGGCCCACGCGAGTTGGTAACACGTTATGAGAAGTTTGAACCACGTGCCGGTGGTATGTACCGCTACGTTCAATCGCTGCCAAACGGAATGGAGGTTGCTTTTTGTGGTGTATGCCATGAGCATACAGCCCCTGAGCGTATAATCAACACATTTGAGTTTGAAGGGCTTCCTGAAAAGGGTCATGTGGTATTGGAGACTTTAAGGTTCGAGGTGGTGACCGGCAATAGAACCCGGGTGATTGGCCAGTCCGTGTTTCAATCTGTGGAAGATCGTGATGGAATGATTCACTCGGGCATGGAGCATGGGGTTATTGACTCGCATAACAGACTTGATGAACTGATCAACGCAAATAGACT